The Pirellulales bacterium genomic sequence GAAGAAACGCCAAATGGGGTCCCACGTTCCCTTTGGCCGATTGGCGTCCACCTGAATATGAACCGTTCGAACGGCTGGCGCCTGCGTTTGAGGCGGAACTGCATCATCAGCCGCCAATGACCTTCCATTTGTCCAAGCGAGCGCCAGGAACAGGCCGGCTCGGCCGCACCATATATATAAGTATCGCATCAGTGAATCACACAGGCGGTTGTATCGCAGGAAATGGCCGCAACGCCCATGCAATATGGGAGTTTTGTACCAATCATACCGTATCCAGCGGGGGTCGCAAATTAGCGCCGGAGCTTTTGACTGGGAATCGAGGGAACCTACAGTTCAAAGTGGAACATTGCCGTCCGGCTACCGTCAGAAAGAGTTGATCTATGGAACACTGTTCGGAGGAAATCGATCCATTCGCCCTGGATCTGGAGGCGCTCAAAGAACGCTGCCTTGGAAACTTGGCGTTGGTGGAACGCGTACTGGCCAAATTCACCAAGCAACTCGATACCGATTTGGCAGAGTTGGAGCGTGCCATTCAGACCCGAGACGCAACCCAGGCGGCCCAAGTGGCGCATCGCATCAAAGGCACGGCCGGCAGCGTAGCGGCCCGAAATCTGTATGAAAATGCCTTCCGTGCTGAGCAACGCGCGTTGGACATGCAACTGGCGGAACTGCCGCGCGATTTGGAGCGCATGCGATGCGATCGAACACAATTATTGAAAACCATTGAAGGGATGAAGCAGCGCGCGTAGACGCATAATCTCCACTCAGATCCTCACTACTTACCCCTTTACGATTTAAGGTTCAAATTTCCCCGGTTTTGACATGCGAGTTTTAGTGGTCGACGACGATCCGGTGACTTCCGAAATCATCGTGGAAGATTTGCGCCAGTTTGGCTACGACGTGGTCGGCGCATCGGACGGGCAAGAAGCGTTCGACCTGATTCGTACCGGGCAATTTCATCTGGTGATTTCCGACTGGCAAATGCCCAAGATGAGCGGCCTGGAGTTGTGCCGCGAGATTCGCAAGCGCCAATGGAGCGGGTACATTTACGTCATTTTGCTGACTTCGCGCAGCGGAGTGGAAAACGTCGTGTGCGGTCTGAATGCCGGCGCCGACGATTTTTTAACCAAACCCTTCCATCCCCAAGAATTGCGAATGCGGCTACGCACCGGCGAGCGCATTTTGGCGCTGGAAAGCCGCGATTTAGTGATCTTCGCCATGGCCAAACTGGCCGAATTCCGCGACAAAGATACCGGAGCACACCTGGAGCGCATGCGCGAGTACAGCCGGATTCTTGCCGAAGAGCTTTCGCATTGGCCCAAGTACGCCCATGTGATCGACGGTGATTACGTGCAACTGATTTATTTAACCAGTCCTCTGCACGATATTGGCAAGGTGGGCGTGCCCGATTCGGTGTTGCTTAAGCCAGGCCGCCTATCGCCCGAGGAATTCGAATTGATGAAGCAGCACAGTGTGTTGGGTGGAGAGACGTTGAGAGCAGTGGCGGAAGGCCGTTCCACGGCGCAGTTCCTGGTCATGGCGCAAGATATTGCTCTGACACACCACGAACACTACAACGGTCACGGTTATCCAAATCAACTGCGTGGCGAGCAAATTCCGTTGTGCGGCCGCATTGTCGCCCTGGCCGACGTGTACGACGCACTGCGCAGCAAACGGGTGTACAAAGAGGCGTTCAGCCACGATACGGCCCGCGACACCATCGCACAGGAATCGGGGCGGCAGTTTGATCCTGACGTGGTGCAAGCTTTTTTGAATTGCGAAAAAGATTTCATCGCGGTGGCAAATCGCTTTCGGGACAGTGCTCCAATGACCCTTCGCGACAACTCGGCTCTTGTATCGCAGGTCGATTTAGGGCTTACGGACAACAATAACGCCGCCCCTGCGCACGACAGCAATCTGCCCGTCGGCGTGTAATAAGAAAGTCCGAAGAAGGTGACCGAGCCGAATTCGCACGTCTTGGCAGTCCTGGGTTTTGCCCTATTGCCGATGTCGGCCAGTATCGACGGATTGACCGTACAGCTTGCCTAAACAGCACTACCGTAGTGCTGCCTCCATGAACCGGCCCCATTCTTCCGGCCAGATTAACGTCGGGGGGATAAAGCGTGCCGATTGGAAAGGATATAGCCGGTATGCAGCGCCACGCAGTGGCATTCATCCGGACAGCATAAACCTTGGCTTGTACACCTTGTTCCTTCGGCAAAGGATTGCCCGCGATGTTTCGAAAATGGGCGTTTGCGATCGCGCTCTGCACTGGGTTGATCACGGCTGCAACAGCCTGGGCTGACGGTGTGATGCTGGACGGCGTTTCGCCTCGGTCGTTGTCGCGCGGCGGCACGAATTTGGGATTTGCCGACAACGGCGGCATCATATTTGACGATCCGGCGGCGATGGTGAACATCGATGGCCAGGAAATGGTCGACATCGGCGGCGACGCGCTGATTGTCAGCAATCAATTCACCAATTCTCAAAACCCGGGCGGAGCAGCCAGCACCACGTTCACTCCGGTGCCCCAAGTCAGCATGATTCGAAAGTCCGACGACGGCGTGTGGGCCTACGGAATCGGATTGTTCACGCCGGCGGGGTTCAGCGAAAAGTACAACATGGAAGGCCCGGTTACTTTGCCACCGGGCGACTATGAATACGAATCGTTCGGCGCATTAGTCAAGATCTTGCCAGCTTTGGCTTGCCGCGTGACCGATCGCTTGTCGGTCGGGGCCACATTAGGCATGGGTTACAGTTACGCCGAATTGAAAGGCCCTTACTTTGCGCAAAGCCTGAATACGCCGATTGTGCTCGATACCCACGGAGCAGGCGTCGACCTGCTTTGGTCGGCCGGCGTGCAATACCAATGGTCGGACGACACGACGTTGGGCGTGTGTTATCAAAGCCCTTCTCCATTTACATTGCGCGGCGATGCCAGCGTTGTCGTGCCGGCATTGGGCGGAGCAGCCTCGCATTACGATTCTAATCTCCACATGGAGTGGCCACAGTCGGTCGGCATTGGCATTCGGCATCAATTGAGTCCATGCCGCGTCATTGCCGCCGACGTGATTTGGTATGATTGGCAAAACTCGTTCGACCAGTTCACGTTGAATTTGCACGATCCGTTGAATCCGGAGTTCAAAGCGCTGGCCCCGAGCATTACGGAGGGGTTCCCGCTCGACTGGCGCGATAGCGTGTCGGTGCGAGTGGGCTATGAACAGCAACTCGCCAACGGCATGACGTTTCGTTTGGGATACGTTTATCATCCCAACCCAATTCCCGATGACACCCTAACGCCATTTATTCAGGCCACGTTTGAGGATGCCGTGACGATTGGCTTGGGCTGGAAGTGGAACTGCTGGGACGTCGACGTGGGCTACGCCCACGAGTTTTCGCCGCAATTGCATGGAAGCAATAGCGCTTTTGAAGTCAACAACGGTTTCAACGGCAGCACGAGCAACGGCCAAATCGACGCCATCGTGCTGGATTTCATTCGGCGGTATTAAATCGCCGGTTGTCAACTCTGCGGCGCGCTATGGCCTTGGCTCGGCGCCACGATGGCGTTTTCCGAATTGGCCACCGGATCAACATGCTGTGCCGTCGGTTGCTCTTGGGCAGGGTCGATGCGCACAGCAACGGGAGCTTTGTCGCGGCAAATAAAGTTGATGATTACGCCGATGGGGTCGCGAGTCACGGTCACGCCGCTCATGTCGTAACCGGCCAAGACAAACAATTGCCGGCATTCTTCCGTTGTGCGCTGGAAGAAATACCAATCGGCCAGCCATTGGTATTCGGTTTTATCATAAAGCTTCGTGTCTTTGAACGCGACATACACTACGCCGCCGGGATTGAGCGTTTCGCGCCAACCGGTCAAAAGTGGAATCAGGTATTCATCGGGAATGTAATCGCACAATCCCACGCTGTAAATTACATCGCTGCGGCCGAAACGCCGGATATTTGACGCGGAGGCCACCATCCGCAAGGCATTGTATCGCACAAATTTACTCGTAATGCCGCTTTTGGTCAGTGCCACTTGCGTTTTCGATTTGGCGAACTCCAGCGTTTCCGGATCGTTGTCGATGCACGTGAACGTGGTTTCACGCTCGACGGAAGGTTCGAACCCGCCCAGATATTCGCGGCACGATCCGCAAGCCACGTTCATCACGTCAACCCGGCCGCGCCGGCGCTCCAATTCTTCCATCAGAAAACGGCGTGCTTCCCACATTCGGGCCGGCACCGCCCGACCCAACGTGGTGTTCAAAAAGTAGCGATCCAAATACCCACCTAGGCCGCGAGACTTCGCCACCCCGTCATAAATCGCCGTCAGAAGCACGGCGTCGCCGGGATAGCCGCGCGGCTTGGTTAAGGCCCGTTGCATGCACCAGCTTTTGCCGAACCAGGGCCAAATGGCTTCTCGATAACGCCGCTGCACGTCCTTCAGTAATAGCGGATCTTCCGTTGAGAATTGCTTTTCAAACTCTGCGCAGACCGCCAACGAACGGTTGATGCAGTTCGTCAAATCTTCGACGATTTGATCAGAGTGCGGTAAAGCCTCGGAATCGATTTGACGATCAAAGGCCTCCAACTCTTGGGTAAACTGTGAAACATGATCAGAAAAAAAGGCGCCGATTTTTGAATCCATGGCATCACCAATTGGGCAGAAAAATGGGTACAAACGGGGCATGCCGTCGAATGGGCATAGCCCCGAAACGTGGTACAGGTCCTTGGTTCGCTGGAGCCGGTTAGAAAAGTACAAGCCCTGCGAGCCCTGCAATCGGTTATCCAAAATCGAGGCACATGATGCAAGCAAACGCCGCTGGTGTTTTTCCGAAACGGAAAATTATTTTCCACAAATGTTCAGTCTGTAGCGTTCGCGTAAACTTTGCATGACCGGGCTGATCGTTTTCGGCGCTCAATTGCGGAGACCCGCAAAAAAAGTGGCGGCCTGAATGCTGTTTTGCGATCGATGGGCGAACCGCGCTGCACGAGAACGCGCGGGTCAAGTCGACAAGGGGCCGCATTGTAAAGAAAATTCGCGTGGGTTTTTCGCCCTGACGTGTAAATTTTTCATCCGTGTTCTGACCGTCACGCCGCCGCTTCACCGTTCCTGGGCTAGGACCGGAAATGCAGATGTTTGCTGTGCAAAACAAGCCCGGAACGCACGACCAGCCGTTCTGCACCAAGCTACGTTTGTACAGGTGTTATCAGGTTTACGGCCTTTCTGCACGCACGGCATCAGGTGCAATGAAGTCTGCTGCGCACTCGATTTCACCATTGCTCCTTCCTGCCCTGTCGAGACGTAGCTCTGGGAATATCGTGTGACTAGCGCGAGAGAAAACACAATCGACCAACCGCAGCGAAATGCCGAACCGCGGATCGTAGGTTCCCGGTTTCAGCTGCGCGAATGTTTAAGCGAAGCTCATCGCATTCGCACGCATGCCGGCCGCAGCATCGACGACGGCAGCGAGGTGATTGTCAAAATCATTCCGGTCGATGCGGTTCATCCAGGTTCTTTGATGCGGTTGGAACATGAGGCCGCGCATCTCCAACGCCTGCAAAGTCCCTGGATGGGGTCGGTGGTCTATGTTGGCCGCGAGCAAAACGAACTGCTGCTGGTTTACCAGCGCGTGCCAGGCATTTCGTTGCGAAAGTGTCTGGGCATACGCCGATTGACGGTAGCGGAAGCACTGGCGGTGGGCCAGGCCTTGTTCTCCGCCCTTCGCGATATGCATCAACATCGGCTGTTGCATCGTGGAGTGCGGCCCAGCAACGTCATGGTTCCCGCAGCTCCTTCGTTGACAAAAGCCACGCTGGTCGATTTCGATCCCGCTCCGGCGTTGCGTTCGGACGAAGGGGCGGCACACGATCCATCGCTCGAAGCGGCCTGGTATCTTTCTCCGGAGCAAGCCGGTTCGTTGGATCAAGATGTCACCGAAGCGTCCGATTTGTATTCCGCCGGAGTAACGTTGTTCCACTGCCTCGCCGGACGGCCGCCGTTCACCGGCAATACACTCGGCGCGATTTTATACGAGCACATGACCGCCAGCGTCCCCGAGTTGCGCAGCTTGGGAATTGCCGTGCCGCGCGCCTTGGACGAAGTCGTGCAGAGATTGCTTCGAAAAGATCCGCGCGATCGTTACCAATCGGCCCTGGCGGTGGTGAGCGATTTGCAGGCCATCGCCATGGCGATGGAGCGCGGAGAAGCGGAACCGGCCCTGGTCATCGGAGCCTGTGACGTCCGTCATACGCTGGCAGAGCCCGCGTTTGTGGCGCGGGCCACGGAACTGGCGGCTTTGGACGAACAAATGCAGCGCACCGAGGGTGGTCAGGCCGGTTTGATTTTGTTGGAAGGAGAATCAGGCGGTGGAAAAACACGTTTGTTGACTGAAACCACGCACCGGGCGACATCACGCGGCTTTTGGGTGTTGTGGGGCCAGGGGACAAACGATGTCGCGCGCTTGCCGTTTTCGTTGCTGCAAGGCGTCGTCGAAGGTTTTCTCTCGGCCGTGGAATCCAATCCGGAGCTTGCCCCCGTAGTTCGAGAACGATTAGGCGATGAAGCGCCGGTCGTCGCTGCCGCGCTTCCGGGCTTGGCAGATGCATTTGGCTCGACGGCGGCCTTTGCCTCCGCTCCTGAGGAAGCGGGCGAAGTCCGTACACTCCACGCTTTAACCAGTTTCCTCAATGCCTTGGGTACGCCGGAGCGGCCCGTTCTGTTGGTGCTCGACGATTGCCAATGGGCGGACGAGCTTACATACCGTTTAATTCGCCGCTGGCAGGCCCAGGCCGAAACGGAAGAGGGCCATCGTCCGGTGTTGCTGTTAGCTGCATTTCGGTCGGAGGAAACCGATGAGCATCATCCTTTGCGGCGTACCAACCCCGCTCTGCATTTGCGCCTGTCGCCGTTTGAAACGGGCGAAATCAAACAACTTGTGGAATCCATGGCCGGTCCACTCCCCGCCGCTGTGATCGACGCCGTCACCCGATTGGCTGAGGGCAGTCCTTTCATGGCCTCGGCTGTATTGCGCGGATTGGTGGAGTCGGGCACGCTTCAACACGAAACAACGGGTTGGCGAGTCGACGCACAGCAAGTGGACGAAGTGCAATCTTCACGCCAGGCGGCTGCTTTTTTGGCTCGGCGGTTAAATCTATTGCCGCCGGACACGTTGCGCTTTCTTTCCTACGGAGCGGTGTTGGGCAAGGAATTTGAGTTAAACGTCGCTACCGAGTTAACGGAGCAGACTCCCGCCCAGGCGATTGCGGCCCTAGATGTCGCACGTCAACGGCGTTTGATATGGCTGCGACCGGACGGTTCGCACTGCGTATTCGTGCATGATAAAATTCGATCCGCTTTGCTCGATTCGCAGGAAGAATCGCAATTGCAAAGCCTCCACGGTCGGGCGGCAAAATACCTGCAACAGCACGCACCCACCCGCAGCGCGGAAATCGCCTATCACTTCGATGCCGCCGGCGATTCTCGCTCGGCTTTGCCTTATGCCTTGCAGGCGGCCGAACAATCGCGCGCGCAATACGCCTTGGAAATCGCCGAGCAGCAATACCGTATTGCCGAACGTGGCTCGTCCGGAGCGATTGCCGCGGTCCGCTATCAAGCCTTGGAAAAGCTCGGCGAGGTGCTCATGCTTCGCGGTCGTTACGACCAAGCGGGCGAAAAACTTCAAGCCGCCGCGATTGCCGCCAACGACTCTTGGGACGAAGCCCAGGTGCTTGGAAAACTGGGCGAATTGGCCTTCAAACGCGGCGACATGGAACGGGCCATTCAAAATTACCAACGTGCGCTTAGTTCGTTGGGAAGATATGTCCCCAGCCGTTGGCCCGTGTTGCTGTTGCTGACGCTTAAGGAAGCCGTGGTCCAAATTTTGCATACGTGCTTTCCGCGACTGTTCGTGCATCGTTTTAAGCGCTTGCCGGATGAGGAAGAGCAGCTCATGCTTCGATTGCTCAGCAATTTGGCTCACGGTTGCTGGTATTGCCGCAGCTTGCTGCACGTAATGTGGGCCCATTTGCGGAACCTGAATTTTGCGGAACGCTTTTTGCCCACGCTGGAACTTGCTCAGGCATATGCTGAACATGCTCCGGGCTTGACCCTGGTCGGCTACCTGAGCCGGGCGCGGGCCTATGCGCAAAAATCACTGGATATTCGTCGGACGTTTGGCGATTGGTCCGGTCAGGGACAGTCGCTGCATTATTACGGCGTCGTTCTGTACGCCGGCTCGCGGTATCAGCAGTGCATTGAAAAATGCCGCGACGCCATTCGACTGTTGGAACGCACCGGCGATTATTGGCAGGTGCACATTGCGCGTTACCAAATTGCCGCCTCATTATATCGACTGGGTGATTTGCAAGGCGCTTTGGAAGAAGCGCGGTCCAATTACGAGTCGGGAATCGAGCTTGGGGACGAGCAAGCCTCCGGAATCATTCTGGATATTTGGGTTCGCGCTACCGGTGGCACTGTGCCTCGACAAATATTGGAACCGGAACTAGAACGCCAGCGGCACGATGCGCAGGGCAAGGCGCAAGTGCTATTTGCTCACGGTTTGCATCTCCTGGGCGCCGGTCAATTAAACAACGCGCAGCAACGGATCGAGCAGGCGATGGAAGTGGTCGAGGCGGCGGGAGTGCGCAACGCCTACACTTTGCCCTACTGGCCCTGGCTGGCCACGGTCTTGCGGCTCCAAGCGCTGAAATTGGAACACCTCACTTCGCAACGTCGGCACGAACTGTTGCAGCACGCGGAAACCGCTGCGCGGCGGGCAATTCGTCAGCGCTGGTTGTGCAAAAACGATTTGCCGCACGCTTACCGCGAATTGGGCCTGATCATGGCGATGTGCGACCGTCCACGCAAAGCCCTCCGCTATTTCGGAAAAAGTCAGAAGGTAGCCAAACGGCAGCAAGCCCAATATGAGTTTGCTCAAACACTGTTGGCCCGCTCAGAGTTAGAAGCCGAAATAGGACATCCCGCCGCCTTACCCCACAAATCGGAAGCGCAAGCCATTTTGGGCGAATTACGCATCTACGATGTGCAACGAGATGTAGCGAATCCAACGCCTCAGCCGGCCAGTTTGTCGCTGGCGGATCGCTTCGATGCCGTGCTCGATTGGGGACGGCGGATTGCTTCGGCCCTATCGCCCCCGGTGATTTTAGGCGAGGCGCGCATTGCCGCGTTGCGGCTGTTGCGCGCCGAACATTGCCTCGTGTTGCAAATCGTAGATCAGGACGGAAAACGCGCCTTGGTGCCGGCTACCGGCAGCATTCCCGGCAGTTGGAACGAATCGAAGTTAATCGACGCCTTGCGAATTCGCCGGGCGGTGGCGTTCGTGGAAGAAACCGGAATCAAAGGCAACAACACCGCCGATTCTGGGACTGATCGCTCCGCGTTGTGCACGCCCTTGTATGTGCGCGGCCAAGCCGTCGCCTGCTTGTACGCGACCCACGAACATGTGCGAGGCTTGTTCGGAACCGATGAAGAACGGTTGGCCGATTACATCGCCACGATCGCCGGGGCGGCCCTGGAAAATGCGGCGGGCTTTACGCAGTTGCAAACCCTCAACGAAAACTTGGAGCAGCGCGTGCAGGAACGAACCGCCGCCGTGGAGGCCCGGTCGCGGGAGTTGGCCCAATCGAATCAGGAACTGGAACGGCTGACTCAGCAGCTATTGACGGCCCAGCAGGAATTGACAGTTGCCAAGCAGGCCGCGGAAGCCGCCAGCCAGGCCAAGAGCCGCTTCCTGGCGATCATGAGCCACGAAATCCGCACGCCCATGAACGGCGTGATCGGCATGACCGAGCTGACCCTTAACACGCAGCTTTCGCGTCAGCAGCGTTCGCAATTGAGCGTGGTGAAAGATTCGGCCAACGCACTGCTGGCCATTTTGAACGACATTCTCGATTTCTCGAAGATCGAAGCCGGCCGCCTGGAGCTGGAATCGATTCCTATGTCGGTGCGCGACGTGGTCGAGGATGCCGCGCGATTATTTGCCGTGCCCGCTTCGCGCAAAGGATTGGAGCTGATTTGTCATGTTGCGCCGGAGGTCCCAAAGCATTTACTCGGCGACCCCAGCCGGTTGCGGCAAATCGTGTTGAATTTGGTGGGCAACGCCATCAAATTCACTGACTCCGGCGAAATTTACGTGCGGGTGGATTGCCGCGAGAAAGCCAACGACCAATGTGTTCTGCATTTTTCCGTGCAGGATACCGGCATTGGTATTTCGCCGGAAAATCAGCAAAGTATTTTCGAGGCTTTCCGGCAAAGCGACAGCTCCATGACGCGCCGGTTCGGCGGCACAGGTTTGGGACTCTCGATTTCATCGCAGTTGGTCTCGCTGATGGGAGGACGCATTTGGGTAGAAAGCCGCCTGGGGGAAGGCAGCGGATTTCAATTTGTCGTCCCATTACATTTGGCGGCAATTGCATCCCCGGCGGCAGAGCCAGTGGAGACACAGCCACTTGAGTCCGTGTTACCCATTTGCAAGACCCCAATTCCACGCCGCGCTGTGCTAATCAGCCGAAACATCCATGCACGGGAAGCCTACGCTGCGATGTTGAAAAACTGGGATCTAGAGATTGACGTCGTAGACCCGTCGGACGACGTAGTTTCGAAGTGCCAAGGCGATGCCGAGGGCAAATCGCTGGCCGATATATTGATTGTCGACATTTCGGCGGCGGAGCCGGCGGAACTCGACCACGTGGAAATGCTACAACACCAACTTCACGCTGCGGTACCAATCGTCGGCATTGCGGCGCCGGCGGGCCGCTTCGATCTGACTCAACGCTGCCAGGAATTGGGAATCGAACATTGCGTGACAAAGCCCGTCAAAATGCAGGAATTAGAAATCGCGGTGAAAGCGGCGATGACTGCGGGAAATGAATTAACGGTTCAACCCAACTCGGAAGTTCAACCCGCCACTATGCCGGCACTGCATATTTTGGTGGCCGACGATAGCCCGGTTAATCAGGAAGTAGCGACCGGCCTGTTGGAGTTGGAAGGACATCAAGTGAAAACTGCCAACTCAGGACGTGATGCGCTGGAACTTTGGCGTCAACAGCGTTTCGATTTAATTCTGATGGACGTCGAAATGCACGACCTGGATGGCCTGGCCGCCACCACCGCCATCCGCCAACAAGAAGCGAGGTTGGGACGCAGGACCCCAATCATCGCCATGACCGCACATGCGGTCGAGGGGTTTCGCGATCGCTGTTACGCCGCCGGCATGGATGGCTATATTTCCAAACCCTTCCAGCCGGACGAACTGTACCGCACCATTAGGAACCTCTGCCCCCAAGTTGTCCGTGTTGGAACTTGACCCTCGAGCTACAAATACGGAAGATATAGGCCACGCATCCAAAAAGATTCGTGGCCGCGGTCCAAACATCATGTGGCGGGCCTCGGGCTTCGAGTTCGGGCTGTACTAACAGCGTGATGAAATTCATTTTCTTTCACTGCTCAAAACCGCTCTAACATGGAGGACGAGTTGTTCACTACCCGCATGGATTCACCCCCTTTCGATTGCAAGCCGTATTCGTCGCAGTGGTACCAGCAGCTTCGTGGTCTACTGGGCGAGGCGGGTTGTCGTCGGTTGGGTTTTTATGAACTGCCGGCAGATTTTTTGCTCTCAGTGGTCATTCCAGTTTACAACGAGGCGGCGACCATTTGCACTCTCGTCGAGCGTGTGAAAGCGGCGCCGATGCGCAAGGAACTCATCTTGGTTGACGATGGCAGCAGCGATGGCTCTCCCGCCATTCTTCAGCAACTGCAACAGGAGAATTCTGACGATCCAGAAAACCGGCTCGTCGTTCTGCTGCACCAGCAGAACCAAGGAAAGGGCGCTGCCTTGCGGACGGGTTTTGCAAGCGCCTCCGGAAATGTGGTTCTCGTTCAGGATGCCGATCTCGAGTACGATCCGTCCGATTACGCGCGCTTGTTGCAACCGATTGTGGAAAACCAGGCCGACGTCGTCTATGGAAGTCGTTTCCTGGGAGATCAACCCCATCGGGTGTTGTATTTTTGGCACTACGTGGGCAACAAGTTGCTCACGATGCTTTCAAACTGTTTTACAAATCTCAACCTCACCGACATGGAAACCTGCTACAAGGTTTTTTCGCGGCGAGCTTTGGCTGAAGTTTTGCCTTCGTTGCGCCAAAATCGCTTCGGAATCGAACCCGAGATCACGGCCAAAATCGCGCGGCATCAGTTGCGGGTGTTTGAGCTTTCGGTCAGTTACTCCGGCCGAACTTACGAACAAGGCAAGAAAATTGGCTGGCGCGACGGGGTGCAAGCACTATGGTGCATCCTGCGCTATGGATTTGCTGAT encodes the following:
- a CDS encoding glycosyltransferase family 2 protein translates to MDSPPFDCKPYSSQWYQQLRGLLGEAGCRRLGFYELPADFLLSVVIPVYNEAATICTLVERVKAAPMRKELILVDDGSSDGSPAILQQLQQENSDDPENRLVVLLHQQNQGKGAALRTGFASASGNVVLVQDADLEYDPSDYARLLQPIVENQADVVYGSRFLGDQPHRVLYFWHYVGNKLLTMLSNCFTNLNLTDMETCYKVFSRRALAEVLPSLRQNRFGIEPEITAKIARHQLRVFELSVSYSGRTYEQGKKIGWRDGVQALWCILRYGFAD